A genomic region of Methanothermobacter thermautotrophicus str. Delta H contains the following coding sequences:
- the psmB gene encoding archaeal proteasome endopeptidase complex subunit beta: MNDKNTLKGTTTVGITCKDGVVFATERRASMGNLIAHKATDKIFKIDEHIAATIAGSVADAQSLMKYLKAEAALYRMRNSEKISIEAAAALAANILHSSRFYPFIVQTLLGGVDENGAKIYSLDPSGGMIPDKFVSTGSGSPVAYGVLEDRYSDELYVDEAVDVAIRAIKSAMERDTYSGNGILVATVTEEEGFRMLSEEEIQKRIENLN; the protein is encoded by the coding sequence ATGAACGATAAAAACACGCTGAAAGGCACCACAACTGTTGGCATAACATGCAAGGATGGAGTTGTTTTTGCCACAGAGAGAAGGGCCAGTATGGGCAACCTCATAGCCCATAAGGCTACAGACAAGATTTTTAAAATAGATGAACACATAGCCGCGACCATTGCAGGTTCAGTGGCGGATGCCCAGAGCCTCATGAAGTACCTCAAGGCTGAGGCTGCACTTTACCGCATGAGAAACTCAGAAAAGATAAGCATAGAGGCCGCTGCTGCACTCGCAGCTAATATACTACACTCATCACGTTTCTATCCATTCATAGTACAGACACTCCTTGGAGGCGTCGACGAGAACGGTGCAAAGATCTACTCCCTTGACCCGTCAGGGGGGATGATACCAGACAAGTTCGTCTCAACGGGTTCCGGTTCACCGGTTGCCTACGGGGTCCTTGAGGACAGATACAGTGATGAACTGTACGTGGACGAGGCAGTGGATGTGGCCATAAGGGCCATAAAATCCGCCATGGAGAGGGACACCTACTCAGGTAACGGAATCCTTGTGGCGACCGTCACAGAGGAGGAAGGTTTCAGGATGCTTAGTGAAGAGGAAATCCAGAAAAGGATTGAAAACCTCAACTGA
- a CDS encoding class I SAM-dependent methyltransferase: MKWARIGDIIVLNREADDPEALLEMEGVRSVIRVEGIHGPLRRPRVRVLAGSGTETVHKENGCLFRIDLSRVMWSRGNINERARIPSLVEEGETVVDMFAGIGYFSIPVAVHSDPGRVYSVELNPDSFELLKSNITLNRVEGIIEPILGDCREVAPELDADRVIMGYVGRTHHFLDAAMECVRDGGVIHYHETAPEAIRFSRPLRRIERAAHPRRVSLLDKRVIKKYSPGVWHVVLDVRIH, from the coding sequence ATGAAATGGGCAAGGATAGGAGATATTATAGTCCTCAACAGGGAAGCGGATGATCCAGAGGCTTTACTTGAGATGGAGGGGGTCAGGAGTGTAATCCGGGTGGAGGGTATACATGGTCCCCTCAGAAGGCCGAGGGTCAGGGTACTTGCAGGCAGCGGCACAGAAACGGTTCACAAAGAGAACGGCTGCCTCTTCAGGATAGACCTCTCAAGGGTCATGTGGTCACGGGGTAACATAAACGAGAGGGCCCGGATACCGTCACTTGTGGAGGAGGGTGAGACCGTTGTCGACATGTTCGCGGGTATAGGGTACTTCTCCATACCGGTGGCTGTCCATTCAGATCCAGGCAGGGTTTACTCAGTGGAGTTAAACCCGGACTCATTTGAACTCCTCAAATCCAACATAACCCTCAACAGGGTTGAAGGGATAATAGAACCCATCCTGGGGGACTGCCGTGAGGTAGCCCCGGAACTTGATGCTGATAGGGTTATAATGGGTTACGTTGGAAGGACACACCACTTCCTTGACGCCGCAATGGAGTGTGTCAGGGATGGAGGCGTTATACATTACCATGAAACCGCACCGGAGGCCATAAGATTCTCAAGACCCCTCAGGCGGATTGAGAGGGCGGCGCATCCAAGGAGGGTCTCACTGCTTGATAAGCGCGTTATAAAGAAGTACTCCCCCGGGGTCTGGCATGTCGTGCTGGATGTCAGGATACACTAG
- the cofG gene encoding 7,8-didemethyl-8-hydroxy-5-deazariboflavin synthase CofG, which translates to MLHSKDEVLEVLLMKGPDILDLMKRACETGSVTYSRNIFIPLTRACRNRCGYCTFRSDTPEPPLLEPEDVMGEVRRALSLGCTEALFTFGEDAHEFPGVRDKLESLGFGDMTDYTYHLCELTLDAGLLPHTNMGVIGYRELRMLKEVNASMGLMLESASPRLMETEAHRESPGKNPRLRIKMIEDAGRLRIPFTTGLLIGIGETIEERAESLLELRRIQDRYGHIQEIIIQNFRSKPGIPMENQREPSLLEMVKMVAAAKIMFPDVSIQVPPNLNRETGEIFLLAGADDWGGVSPISRDYVNPEAPWPEIDELKRITESAGFALEERLPVYRKFISREFLSPRVMERIEELYPRFIETL; encoded by the coding sequence ATGCTCCACTCAAAGGACGAAGTACTCGAAGTCCTCCTCATGAAGGGGCCGGATATACTGGACCTCATGAAGAGGGCCTGTGAAACTGGAAGCGTGACCTACTCAAGGAACATATTCATACCCCTCACAAGGGCCTGCCGGAACCGCTGCGGATACTGCACCTTCAGGTCAGACACCCCCGAGCCCCCCCTACTCGAACCTGAAGACGTTATGGGTGAGGTGAGGAGAGCCCTCTCCCTCGGCTGTACCGAGGCCCTCTTCACCTTCGGTGAGGATGCCCATGAGTTCCCAGGGGTTCGGGACAAGCTTGAATCCCTTGGCTTTGGAGATATGACTGATTACACATATCACCTCTGTGAGCTGACACTTGATGCTGGACTCCTGCCACACACCAACATGGGTGTGATAGGCTACCGCGAACTGAGGATGCTGAAGGAGGTAAACGCATCCATGGGGCTCATGCTCGAATCAGCGAGTCCCAGGCTCATGGAAACAGAGGCCCACCGTGAAAGCCCTGGTAAGAACCCCAGATTGAGGATAAAAATGATAGAGGACGCTGGGAGACTCAGGATACCATTCACCACTGGCTTGCTCATAGGTATAGGTGAAACCATCGAGGAGAGGGCCGAGTCCCTCCTTGAGCTTAGGAGAATACAGGACAGGTACGGGCATATACAGGAGATAATAATCCAGAACTTCCGCTCAAAACCTGGAATCCCCATGGAGAACCAGCGGGAACCCTCCCTCCTTGAAATGGTGAAGATGGTTGCGGCTGCAAAGATAATGTTCCCTGATGTGAGCATACAGGTCCCTCCGAACCTGAACAGGGAAACCGGTGAGATATTCCTCCTGGCCGGTGCAGATGACTGGGGTGGTGTATCACCCATCAGCCGGGACTATGTGAATCCCGAGGCGCCATGGCCAGAGATAGATGAACTTAAAAGGATCACCGAATCTGCTGGATTTGCTCTTGAGGAGAGGCTCCCTGTATACAGAAAATTCATCTCCAGGGAGTTTCTGAGCCCCCGTGTGATGGAACGGATAGAAGAGCTTTATCCCCGGTTCATCGAGACTCTGTGA
- a CDS encoding DUF4013 domain-containing protein, which translates to MDIGEIVNDAIRYPSSDWKKVIILGVLIIASILILPVFLVMGYGFRALKASIAGFDELPEFDEWGEMFVDGLKVFVVQIAYMIVPLIIIFAGVLGSFTMVSPDTGVITNPTAFTGLVGGTTIIGIILAIILGLIETIAIAHMAYNDSELGAAFRFSEILDVISQIGWLDYIIWYIVVGLISAVMAFIASFLNVIPVLGTLIAVLIIYPYIQLFWNRALALRYAYE; encoded by the coding sequence ATGGATATAGGTGAAATTGTAAATGATGCCATAAGGTACCCCTCCAGTGACTGGAAGAAGGTCATAATACTGGGTGTCCTTATAATAGCCAGTATTCTAATTCTACCCGTCTTCCTGGTCATGGGGTACGGTTTCAGGGCGCTGAAGGCCTCAATAGCTGGCTTCGATGAACTGCCTGAATTCGATGAATGGGGAGAAATGTTCGTCGATGGGCTCAAGGTATTCGTTGTTCAGATAGCATACATGATAGTTCCACTGATAATTATATTCGCAGGTGTTCTTGGTTCCTTTACTATGGTTTCACCAGACACAGGTGTTATCACAAACCCCACAGCATTCACAGGCCTCGTAGGAGGTACAACGATAATAGGCATAATACTCGCAATTATCCTTGGACTCATAGAGACAATAGCCATCGCACACATGGCCTACAATGACAGCGAACTCGGTGCAGCCTTCAGGTTCAGTGAGATACTTGACGTGATATCCCAGATCGGATGGCTGGACTACATAATCTGGTACATCGTTGTGGGTCTGATCTCAGCGGTGATGGCATTCATTGCAAGTTTCCTGAATGTGATACCGGTTCTGGGTACCCTGATCGCGGTCCTCATAATATACCCCTACATCCAGCTCTTCTGGAACAGGGCCCTTGCACTCAGATACGCCTACGAATAA
- a CDS encoding histone deacetylase family protein, with the protein MVIIHSPSYDLHNHEGHVENSGRTRAILRAIESSDLSPRFVEPGMAGIDDILMVHSSTHVEYLEVFAGRGGGWLDYDTYMTPESFSVARLSAGGAMLAAEEALRDGWSYSLGRPPGHHATYDRSMGFCIFNNIAIAIEHARRNLGVSRPLVLDFDVHHGNGTSSIFYRDRDVMYISIHQDPRTLFPGTGFIDETGSGEGEGFNLNIPMPRGSGNREYLWILGMILPAVLEGFRPDMIFVSAGFDAHRRDPLAEIMVDEEFFSWIGWFIHQTGLPCTAVLEGGYDPEALGRSNIAFMRGLDGEEYEPETAAPGGVSEIFSQLSDRFSAYFNF; encoded by the coding sequence ATGGTTATCATCCACTCCCCATCCTATGACCTGCACAATCATGAGGGTCACGTTGAAAATAGTGGCAGGACCAGGGCCATCCTTAGGGCCATAGAATCCTCAGATCTCTCCCCAAGGTTCGTGGAACCCGGGATGGCTGGAATCGATGATATCCTCATGGTACACAGCAGTACTCATGTGGAGTACCTTGAGGTCTTCGCAGGGAGGGGTGGCGGATGGCTTGACTATGACACCTACATGACCCCCGAGAGCTTCAGTGTCGCGAGGCTCTCAGCAGGTGGAGCCATGCTGGCTGCCGAGGAGGCCCTCAGGGATGGCTGGTCCTACTCACTTGGAAGGCCCCCGGGCCACCATGCCACCTATGACCGCTCCATGGGTTTCTGCATATTCAACAACATAGCCATAGCCATTGAGCATGCCCGCAGGAACCTCGGGGTCTCAAGGCCTCTGGTACTTGATTTCGACGTCCACCACGGGAACGGTACATCCAGCATATTCTACAGGGACAGGGATGTGATGTACATATCCATACACCAGGACCCACGGACCCTCTTCCCTGGAACCGGGTTCATTGATGAGACCGGCTCCGGTGAGGGGGAGGGCTTCAACCTCAACATCCCCATGCCCAGGGGCTCGGGTAACCGTGAGTACCTCTGGATACTCGGGATGATACTCCCGGCGGTCCTGGAAGGATTCCGACCGGATATGATCTTTGTATCGGCAGGCTTTGATGCCCACAGAAGGGATCCCCTTGCAGAGATCATGGTTGATGAGGAGTTCTTCTCATGGATCGGGTGGTTCATCCATCAGACAGGACTCCCCTGCACCGCGGTTCTGGAGGGTGGCTATGACCCTGAGGCCCTTGGGAGATCAAACATCGCATTCATGAGGGGTCTTGATGGTGAGGAATACGAACCTGAAACAGCGGCGCCCGGGGGTGTCTCTGAAATATTCAGTCAGCTGAGTGACAGGTTTTCAGCATACTTCAACTTCTGA
- a CDS encoding DUF2120 family protein gives MKLHRIAGEIMGFFEAFEGSRPALDSREILIVRGMSRKRMNADDMSRELDSLIEHLGAAELDLLSEEGAALIGVMDEQIRSCVEVGTETDIGGIHRLKESLEDMNFSVEYRLCMADETGLFVVLYRDRSGVGPCFVEAVVSDLSE, from the coding sequence ATGAAACTGCACAGGATAGCCGGAGAAATCATGGGTTTCTTTGAAGCATTTGAGGGTTCCAGACCCGCACTTGACTCCCGGGAAATTCTCATAGTGAGGGGGATGTCCAGGAAGAGGATGAATGCGGATGACATGTCCCGGGAACTTGATAGTTTGATTGAACACCTTGGAGCCGCGGAACTGGATTTACTCTCAGAGGAGGGCGCTGCCCTCATAGGTGTGATGGATGAACAGATAAGGTCATGTGTGGAGGTTGGAACCGAAACCGATATAGGAGGAATACACCGTCTGAAGGAATCCCTTGAGGATATGAACTTCAGTGTTGAGTACCGCCTCTGCATGGCCGACGAGACAGGCCTCTTTGTTGTTCTCTACAGGGACCGGAGCGGAGTCGGACCCTGCTTTGTTGAGGCTGTTGTCTCTGACCTATCTGAATAA
- a CDS encoding formate--phosphoribosylaminoimidazolecarboxamide ligase — protein sequence MSKVNRDEILDILEGYSREDITVATLGSHTSLHILNGAKQEGFKTAVVCEKGREVPYQRFRVADEFIMVDKFSDIVNDDVQDELRSMNSIIVPHGSFVAYAGLDHIENDFYVPMFGNRDILRWESERDLERKLMEEAGIRIPFKYTDPEEIDRTVMVKFPGARGGRGYFVASSTEEFNEKIDSMLERGWITEDDVKDAHIEEYIAGTNFCIHYFYSIMNDEVELMGMDSRFESNIDGLVRIPARDQLDINLDPSYVITGNHPVAMRESLLPQAFDMGDRMVEAASKIVPPGMNGPFCLQTMCTDNLEIVTFEMSARTDGGTNTFMHGSTYSYLLHGEGMSMGRRVAREIRVAAEQDRLPEIIT from the coding sequence ATGAGTAAGGTAAACCGTGATGAGATACTCGACATCCTTGAAGGATACAGCAGGGAAGATATAACAGTAGCAACCCTGGGCAGCCACACATCACTGCACATACTGAACGGTGCAAAGCAGGAGGGCTTCAAGACCGCAGTTGTCTGTGAGAAGGGTCGTGAAGTTCCATATCAGCGGTTCAGAGTTGCAGATGAATTCATAATGGTTGATAAATTCAGTGATATAGTGAATGATGATGTTCAGGACGAACTGAGGTCAATGAACAGCATAATAGTCCCTCACGGCTCCTTTGTGGCCTATGCAGGTCTTGATCACATTGAAAACGACTTCTATGTCCCCATGTTCGGTAACAGGGATATACTGAGATGGGAATCCGAACGTGACCTTGAGAGGAAGCTCATGGAGGAGGCAGGTATAAGGATACCCTTCAAGTACACTGACCCTGAGGAAATAGACAGGACAGTCATGGTCAAGTTCCCTGGTGCCAGGGGTGGTCGTGGATACTTCGTGGCTTCAAGTACAGAGGAGTTCAATGAAAAGATCGACTCCATGCTGGAGAGGGGCTGGATAACTGAGGATGATGTCAAAGATGCCCACATCGAGGAATACATAGCAGGTACCAACTTCTGCATCCACTACTTCTACTCAATCATGAACGATGAGGTCGAACTCATGGGTATGGACAGCAGATTCGAGTCAAACATCGACGGCCTCGTAAGGATACCCGCAAGGGACCAGCTTGATATAAACCTTGACCCCTCCTACGTGATAACCGGTAACCACCCGGTTGCCATGAGGGAATCCCTTCTCCCACAGGCCTTTGATATGGGAGACCGGATGGTGGAAGCAGCGAGCAAGATTGTTCCCCCTGGCATGAACGGTCCCTTCTGTCTCCAGACCATGTGCACAGATAACCTTGAGATTGTGACATTTGAGATGAGCGCACGCACAGATGGGGGTACAAACACCTTCATGCACGGTTCAACCTACAGTTACCTCCTCCATGGTGAGGGCATGAGCATGGGCCGTCGCGTTGCAAGGGAGATCAGGGTGGCCGCAGAGCAGGACCGCCTCCCAGAAATCATAACCTGA
- the mptA gene encoding GTP cyclohydrolase MptA — protein MGLVCFPDTQDKIPSIPVHLTRVGVTGVKKLLKIEREGRRPIILLPTFDAFVDLPSKQRGIHMSRNPEAISDVLEEVVENNALELESLCAEIVNELLKKHRYARRAEVSMNSDFMFMKRSPVTRRKSQEMTKIMADAIGYRDDDGIVIRKMIGAEVVGMTVCPCAQESVREASRQKLLEFLDDETVERVLDCVSFASHNQSGRGMIMIEVPEDQTIRAEKLIDIIESSMSSPVYELLKRPDENAVVMSAHENPMFVEDCVRNMVHRIVSEYPHLPDDTIVTVRQINEESIHRHNAFAEKVATMGELRYEIEELNGAGS, from the coding sequence TTGGGTTTAGTTTGTTTTCCAGATACACAGGACAAGATTCCTAGCATCCCCGTCCACCTCACAAGGGTGGGTGTTACAGGTGTTAAGAAGCTTCTGAAGATAGAGCGGGAGGGCAGAAGGCCCATAATCCTGCTTCCAACATTTGATGCCTTCGTGGATCTTCCGAGCAAACAGAGGGGGATCCACATGTCAAGGAACCCCGAGGCCATAAGTGACGTCCTCGAGGAGGTTGTTGAGAACAACGCACTTGAACTCGAATCCCTCTGCGCAGAGATAGTTAATGAACTCCTCAAGAAGCACAGGTACGCCCGGAGGGCCGAGGTAAGTATGAACAGCGACTTCATGTTCATGAAAAGGTCGCCGGTGACCCGGAGGAAGAGTCAGGAGATGACAAAGATAATGGCAGACGCCATCGGTTACCGGGACGATGATGGGATAGTCATACGGAAGATGATAGGGGCAGAGGTTGTGGGTATGACCGTGTGTCCCTGTGCACAGGAATCTGTCAGGGAAGCCTCACGCCAGAAGCTCCTTGAATTTCTTGACGATGAGACCGTCGAGAGAGTCCTTGACTGTGTATCCTTCGCCTCCCACAACCAGAGTGGGCGTGGCATGATAATGATAGAGGTCCCTGAGGACCAGACCATAAGGGCTGAGAAGCTCATAGACATCATAGAGAGCTCCATGAGTTCACCTGTCTATGAACTCCTCAAGAGACCCGACGAGAACGCGGTGGTGATGAGTGCCCATGAAAATCCCATGTTCGTTGAGGACTGTGTCCGTAACATGGTCCACAGGATAGTCAGTGAGTACCCCCACCTGCCGGATGACACCATCGTTACCGTAAGGCAGATAAACGAGGAGAGCATACACAGACACAACGCCTTCGCAGAGAAGGTTGCGACCATGGGAGAACTCAGATACGAGATAGAAGAACTTAACGGTGCCGGGAGTTGA
- a CDS encoding DUF2100 domain-containing protein produces MDRIRFEQAEKLIRKSCINLKREQGFRDASDGVIDTGKLQEAMMELIDAEEYLYTSLPTHELGGEDASEFCRKLIAAREAIDHILADFGVLERQDPSERIREAARGKLIIVNNSSVKKLLVKAGVEAQNILVAGAPLSVDDMREINPKIPESALRGIEKKIEHLRNDIERKLDALEDVLVVGEPDKSTVLLAARAEELYGADSRLMENIKDLNSEDILELLS; encoded by the coding sequence ATGGATAGGATCAGATTCGAACAGGCAGAGAAGCTTATAAGAAAGTCATGCATTAACCTCAAGAGGGAACAGGGATTCAGGGATGCCAGTGATGGTGTCATCGACACCGGGAAGCTTCAGGAGGCCATGATGGAACTCATCGATGCCGAGGAGTACCTTTACACAAGCCTCCCAACCCATGAACTTGGAGGTGAGGATGCTTCAGAGTTCTGCAGGAAGCTGATAGCCGCCAGGGAGGCCATTGACCATATACTCGCAGACTTCGGTGTCCTTGAAAGGCAGGACCCATCCGAGAGGATAAGGGAGGCTGCAAGGGGTAAACTCATAATTGTGAACAATTCCTCAGTCAAAAAACTCCTTGTGAAGGCGGGGGTAGAAGCTCAGAATATCCTGGTTGCAGGAGCACCCCTCTCAGTTGATGATATGAGGGAGATAAACCCAAAAATCCCTGAAAGTGCCCTCAGGGGTATAGAGAAGAAGATAGAGCACCTCCGGAACGACATTGAGAGGAAGCTTGATGCCCTGGAGGATGTTCTGGTTGTGGGAGAACCCGATAAGAGTACAGTTCTACTCGCAGCAAGGGCGGAAGAACTCTATGGTGCCGATTCAAGGTTAATGGAGAACATAAAGGATCTGAACTCTGAGGATATTCTGGAGTTACTCTCCTGA
- a CDS encoding DUF429 domain-containing protein: protein MDPAAADGRESGIFILEGDTYELLSAFSLREIIDAVKSADVVAVDAPLSLPAGRCCLEHDCSCSRYGHFRRADLELRRYGSVLPLTWRGMRELTMRGMKIAEILGSMGVKVIETHPRTADSVAGLSGWMSRKLGIEDLEMSVHQRDALIAGAVAILYCRGDFIELGDPVEGTIILPSPGVEL, encoded by the coding sequence GTGGATCCGGCGGCAGCAGATGGAAGGGAAAGCGGTATTTTTATCCTGGAGGGCGACACCTATGAACTATTGAGTGCCTTCTCCCTCCGGGAGATAATAGATGCAGTTAAGTCTGCAGATGTGGTGGCAGTCGACGCACCCCTATCCCTCCCGGCCGGGCGCTGCTGCCTTGAACATGACTGCAGCTGCAGCAGATATGGCCACTTCAGAAGGGCCGACCTGGAGCTGAGGCGGTATGGTTCCGTCCTTCCCCTCACATGGAGGGGTATGAGGGAGCTCACCATGAGGGGCATGAAGATAGCCGAGATACTGGGATCCATGGGGGTGAAGGTAATTGAAACCCACCCGAGAACTGCAGATTCAGTGGCAGGTCTCTCGGGATGGATGAGCAGAAAACTGGGAATTGAAGATCTGGAGATGAGTGTACACCAGAGGGACGCCCTCATAGCCGGAGCAGTCGCCATCCTCTACTGCAGGGGAGACTTCATCGAACTGGGAGATCCGGTGGAGGGCACAATAATTCTACCATCCCCTGGCGTGGAATTGTAG
- a CDS encoding Lrp/AsnC family transcriptional regulator has protein sequence MDDDLVKIDDIDRKIIDLLNEDGRMSYRNISRILDVSVGTVHNRVEKLVKKGVIKKFVPIIDHSKLGYKLTAIIGVKVKGGVLRNWETRTAYHKNVLAVYDVTGEFDAILIGKFRDTGELDSFIKGLLSEGDVQRTYTQTVLNIVKEDMTSTKMIGD, from the coding sequence ATGGATGATGATCTGGTCAAAATCGATGATATTGACAGAAAGATAATAGACCTCCTGAATGAGGACGGACGCATGTCCTACAGGAACATATCAAGGATACTCGACGTTTCAGTGGGTACCGTCCACAACCGTGTTGAAAAACTTGTTAAAAAGGGGGTTATAAAGAAATTTGTGCCCATAATCGACCACTCCAAGCTCGGATACAAGCTGACAGCCATCATAGGTGTGAAGGTCAAGGGAGGGGTCCTGAGGAACTGGGAGACAAGGACCGCCTACCATAAGAACGTCCTGGCAGTGTATGACGTTACAGGAGAATTCGACGCCATACTCATAGGTAAGTTCCGGGACACCGGTGAACTTGACAGCTTCATAAAGGGCCTCCTCAGTGAGGGGGATGTGCAGAGGACATACACACAGACCGTCCTAAACATCGTCAAGGAGGATATGACCTCCACCAAGATGATCGGAGATTAA